In the Gopherus evgoodei ecotype Sinaloan lineage chromosome 19, rGopEvg1_v1.p, whole genome shotgun sequence genome, AATGTTATTAAATCCATGAAATGTCAAACCCAAGGATGCCTCTTTATTCTTTCATCTTTTGTCCAGACATCCCTACTGAGCTAGACCATGGATGGGTTCCTGCACTACACTTGACAACTATTCCCTAGCCTCCACTGAAAGAGATTCCActcttccctaggcaattttttcCCGTTCTTAACAactctgacagttgggaagtttttcttaatatccagccCAAACCTCCCTTACTgccatttaagcccattgcttcttgtcctatcctcagcggTTAAGGAGAACAGTTTTTGTCCCCCCTCATTGTAACCATCTTATGTATCTGAAAACTTATGTTcctcctcagttttctcttcttccccactaaacaaacccaatttttttcagtctttcctcatagctcatgttttctagacctttaatcatttttgttactctcctctgggctttctccaaatctttcttgaaTGTTAATTCTACTTTATTATcttagaaaaataaacattttatttactaGATATCTAATTTTTTATTCATTAGTTGTGCCAAGCAGTATTTGTATGGAAATTGGAATTAATTTAAAAGTGCACAGAAAAGAAATTTAGAATCATGAGTTAAAAATCTTACTTGTGCTGGATACATAAAAAATAACTATCAAAATTGCATTTAAAACATACTGATTGGTTAAAGGAAGTGTCTGTAGTTAATGAATTGAACTAAACATTTCAGATCACCATGTCCATCAAGATTTTGAGTTCTAATAGATCTCATCCTCACTCTCCATTTTTATTCGTAGATTGAGAGAACACACTTCCTTGCTTTTTCAACTCTCTCCGTTTTGAACGAGCTGGTAATTGAACTTGAACTACTTGAATAAACAAATGAAACAATATTTTCTATGTacctgcagaagaagctactTCTGTCAAAAGCCgatttagcacttcaacaaactctggttccaggtgcttagccagtgacttccatcagtttagtggtttgactttctttaaaactccaGCAGCAAATGTGAACtgttgaattttttaaatttaaattttaattattgTAAATTTAGtccttaacataggttgtcatGAAGTTACATTAATATTGAAATTAAGTGGGcttattttgaaaaacaaatttattttagaagTCCATGTAAAGTACAATGGAGggggattttggttttttttttttaaatgatttttatccaccctgatctTGGCAGAAGAAAAAAGTAGCAGCCCAGGCCAGTCTTACAAAAGGAAGCTGCTTATGGCTTCTAGGGTACTTTAGAGACAGAACTATTTTTAATACTGCATGAAGTACTGGCCATAGTACGGTATCAACACAGGCTCCATCTTTGTCCAATTCACTATTAAGGAATCAAAATGTAAAAGTATCTGAACAAACTGATGATGTTCATTTTCCCATGCAAGTCCCAGACACCCCCACATCAGCTGGACTGAGCAGACACGAGATAGGAGGAATGGAGCTTTAATGCAAATGACCAATTCTAAGCATGAACCAAGGAAGGGCATGTTGGCTGATCCTTTGTGAAATACACTTATTGTTTGGCCCTTTTATAGAGATGGTGCAGAAATTAAATAGGGCAAACTTGGTCTTACGAATGCTTGTTTACCAGACTCAATTAAACAATGGACAGACTGAAGAGAACAAAATTAACGTTTCATAAACGTAAATATTTTGTGGCTACGCCTGAAGCAGATTTTATGAGACACTGAGAAGAATAAGTGTTACGGAAACTAAGACTTACTGTTGGAATCTCTCAAGTTCACTAAAAAATAAGGTGACCAGTGATTCCACTCTTCTGGAACCGCACTTTGGAACTCTGAACTGGTCTCTGATTTAAATCAGAGGACTTCGCAGATGACACTGAATATCCAAGCTGCCTTGAATCAGTCTCCGTCTGTCCCCCACAATATAGGGCAGAGATTTTACTCTTCAAGGAGCCTCTATGCTAGTAATTGAATGCGGTCTGTCTTCCTTTCCCTGTGGCATTTAGGTAAACGGCTGCTTGCTCGATCCTCTGCCCCCTATGGTGATTAGGAAAGGATGCCAGTCACTGCCTACTAGCATGATGGAAACCTCTATTGATGAGGGGATAGAGACAGAAGGCGAATCAGAAGACGATCCCGCACAGGCATTTGCAGCCCTCCAAGCAACCCGCTGTGGGAAAAGACGTCACACTCTGGCGGAAGTGACCAACCAGCTTGTCATGATGCCAGGTACAGGTACATAAATTGTAGAGGTCTCTGCATAAGTTTAAGGCTCCAAGAGCCCCGCTTGTTACATGCTGGATGAACACTAGCTTGGTTTGTGtcttaataaataaaaagctgcTTTTCTTGatcattattaatttatttgaggCAGATATGAAGACAGGAGAGCAAATTCACAGCTGGCCTATGCAAGCACCACTGTATCCAATCTAATGGCAATGTAGAAAGGGTAGAGGGTGGCACGCAATTTAAAAGTTACAGTTTTGGCATAATTAACAATCCCAACATATTTAATTTCCAGGTGATGTTTGTTCCTAGAAAAACACTAGTTTCTCTGGCAGCCCCATGCCAATGTGGGGATGCAGCAATGCCAAGTTGGGGTATGATCTTGTCAGCTCCCCCAAGTTGAACAGAATCTAGACAGTACTTGAATGGGAAATTCCTCAAGAAAATGAGTGTGGTGAAGGAAACAAGATTGGTGACTTAATGGCATTCTACCAGAGTCAGTACTCAGAGGTCTTAGTGCAAGGCTAAAGCCCTCAGCTGTTGTCTTTTAGGAATTATAGAGCCAAGTTCATAACCACATCTAACCATTCAAGATTCCATCACACTTCTGCAAGTGTTGGTTCCCACTCACCCTGCTAGGTTCCAGTTTGGGTAATTCCATTCTGCCTCCCTGAATTCCTATTGCAGTTTCATTTGGATGTGGAATGCACATCTTCATGTCTCCAATAGTTGTGTAGTTTCACCCAGTGGTGAATGAAGTGAGTGTTTGAAAAAGCGCTTTGGGAGCGCAGTATCCCTGCTAGCAAGCCATTTAACTTATTTTATCCTTCAGCTTAGTATTAAAACCAGGGGTGTGACCCCATTGCAGTGCTGGAAGTATTAGTGTGTTTATAAAGCTTGCATTTTTTCTTACACTTCCTCCATGCCAGTCACTGGAGACCGTGCTAGCAGAAATGGCTCAAACCTGTGGTGCTTTGCTTTGCTAAAATACTGCACTTTTCATTTAATCTAGTACTTGTTATTTCTCACAGGGAAAGTCTACTCCTTGGATGAGAATCCATCTTTGGGCAGCATTGACTCAGAATATGATATGGGATCTTTTCAGAGGGATCTTAACTTCCTTGAGGACACTCCTACACTGAAAGAAATGATGCTGGCCAACCAGTCAGCACCCAGAGTGACACCCCCTTTCATAGGCCTGAGACCTGCCAATCCAGCCATGCAGGCACTGACCTCCCAGAAACGAGAGGCCCACAACCGCTCCCCCGTCAGTTTCCGAGAGGGGCGCAGGGCATCTGACACATCCCTCACACAAGGTAACTGTTTCACTGTTGTCATGAGAAGTTAGACACAAATTTAGTACCATGTGTGCTTTAACCCAAGCTTTAGTGGCGAAATATGGCTCAGCTGGGCCTTGCAGAGTTCAGCTGGCTGTGCTGACCGAATAGCAATAGTTTTGCTGATATTGTTCTATTTGACATTTGTCCAGGAATTGTAGCATTTAGACAGCACCTTCAGAATCTGGCACGAACCAAAGGAATCCTGGAGTTGAATAAAGTCCAGCTCCTATATGAACAGATGGGATCAGAAGAAGAGCCCAACCTAACATCGACTGCTCCCCACTTGCAGAATCTCGTGAACAGCCCCCCTCAGGTGTGTGTTAAGCACTGATAATGTGTTTGGTGCAGTACAAGCCACAGGCACAAACAAGCCCCTTCCTCAAAGAGACAGATAAAGAGGAGAGGAGATGCACTGGGAGACCTAGAAGAGACGTTAATTTAGAGCTTAAATTTGCTTCTGTCCCCCTCACTTGCATAATGGAGGGTAAAGTAGTTACTGAGCTCCTGTGAGTTGGTGTTTGCCAGACTTGTGGAACCAGTGAGATGGTATTCTGGGATCTTCAGATCTAACAGATTGTTAGTTTGTCTAAAGGACCTGTGGTTTAGATGCATATAGAACTACATTCTGTTCTGCCACAGTGGAGTTACTGTGCTGTAACAGAACTGACCTCCGCCTGTCATTTTAAAAGTGGTTGGTGGTATATCACTTGGTCAGCTTTGGCCTTCTTTTGCCAGACAAAAGTCCAGCTAGTTGCTTCCATTTTCCTTTATTTGCCTGTTTGTAATAAAACAGGAGGCAGCAAATGTAAATAAGTGCTTTCTATCTTTTCTCTTTGGGCCCACCTCCTCAGGGGAATAATCTGCATGGATGGTCAATAGAACCTCTTGTACCCCTTGCAAAATGTTCTAGAGACTAAATCTGAAGCACTGATAATCCCAGCGCTTTCTCACAATTTGCTGAGATTTAGATGCCATTCCTCATTCTCTGGAAACCAGAAAGTCACAATCCATTCAGAAGAATGTGTCATTAAGTCTGATATGTCCGAGCTCAGTTGTGGTACCAACCAATGAACTGTTCTCTCTCCAGCCACATAAGCAGCTATCGTGCCTTTTGGAGACACCCACTGTGTGTATCGTTTTTTAAAATTCGTATCAAAAGCCTTTTGTCTTTGgttttaaaactgaaaagagGCAGACATATTCACAGGGTCAGGATCACTTTCTCCTGGTGCCACTGGGATCAGAGAGCAGATGAGTCAGAAAATACCTTGTATTTCTCCAGGTTAGTCAATTGTGTTCCTTTTCTATTATGTGGCATAGAGGAGAATTCTAAACAATCATATCTAAATTCTAAACAATCCTAAATGAGCAATGAGCCCTGCAGATCAAGTGGCACTAGAGTGTAAGCAGCTCCCTAAAGAGTTTAAGCAGAAAATGTAGCTTCTGTCTGGAGGAATTAAACTGTGCTCTTACCTTCTCTTCCCAGGAGGAAGCTTCTCAGCAGCAGGAGATTCTATCTGCCTTCCCTAATGGTGTGCACCCACAGTTGTTATCGAGACGGCAGAGCTTAGAAACACAGTACTTGCAACACAGACTGCAGGTATGGTGCCTTCCTCCACAATGTCAAGCCAGCCATTGATAGTATGCACCAATGTAGCCAGTTATTTTCAATGAGAAAAATGGTGGATAACTAGTAAAACAACAAATTCAAGTTACACCTTGTGTAATAGAGTCTCCTTTGGTTGCTGCAGCTACTGCTTCTGGTTTTCTACTTATGTGCTAATTAGAGGCAAATGAGGGTAACAGGAGTTCAGTGACAGTTCTTGGTAAATCCTCACAGTTGCATTCCTTTCAAGGATATGTCCCAAGATCTGGTTTGGGGAGTGATCTGAGGAGCCTCTCTCCTTTTCCATCTCAGAgtaacatttctttttatttttactggTTTTCTTTTAAGAACACAAACTCTGCAGATTCTTCCAGCTTGTATACTAAAAATTCCCACAGAAGTCTAACCTCCGAGAATGTTTGAAATCAATTACAGTCACCAGTTAGTACATAATCATATCTATAATGGAGAAACAGACCAACATTTTCAAGTGTGCTTGAGCTCTGAGTGGTTCAGATTATTTTGGGTATCCAACTTGAGTGAGATTGGGCTTGGTTTTTCAGAATGCAGAGTACCTCCAACTACCACTAGCTTCAGTTATACTTGAGGGTGATTACTTAGTCTGAAAGCTGTTTGGGGCAAATACTATATTTTAGTTAcatgtgcctagcacaataggatcctgatccctgactggggcctctaggcactaccagtAACTGGTGGTGCTGGTGCTAGATAAATTAAAGTTGGACATCCAAAACTTGCAcctccacttttgaaaatgctgccCCCAATCTCTTAAAAACCCTCACCTTGTGTTAGGATAAACAAGCACTTCCCCAGCTGAGCCTTTCTGGGACAGTTCAGTCTCTCCTGGACTCTCATCCATTTAAAACAGTGCAtttcatttcacattttaaatCCATCATCTTTTGGTACTGTTGCAGAAACCCAGCCTGCTGTCAAAAGCCCAGAATACTTGTCAGCTGTACTGCAAAGAACTGCCTCGAAGCCTGGAACAGCAGTTACAAGAGCACAGGtgagaagcacctggcattggccactgtcagaagacaggatactgagctagatggacctttggtctgacccagtatggcctctCTTATGGTTCATAGTCTGTGTAGATGAGTAATTTGCATGTAACTTCCTCCCAGGAGGAATAGGGGAAGAGAGACATTCTTGGGACAGGCAAACTGTCATCTAAAAATCTCTACATACACAGTACTAAGGCCCTTCAGGTTTTTCTAATTTCACCCAAATTTTGGCTTTTCAGGATCTGGGAATTTTTTGCTTATGAAGCCAGGCTGATAGGCTGGCAAgatcagccagggctctgtccagggaggtgggggcagaaaTGATACTCACAGGGTGCAGTCTTCTGCTTCCCTCCTGAGTCCAGCCCTATGGTGTAGCCCTGTTTACTTCCTCTGTGCAGTGGAGGAGAGCAAGACTGACAGGGAGCTGGGTCTCAACAGCCACCACTGCCTGACTACTTTAGTGATGATAAAGTACCATAAAAGTTTGATTCAGCAGATAGTGGTGTGTCCTTAGCTTTCTTTAGTGTGCAGAGGTTCTGGAAGTTGGGGACAGTGTTCCTATACTTCTGTACTCTGGTTTCCAATGAAAGTTTCTGTATCATGTATTGCAATATTTATGGTAACTCAGAACATGAATGATGTGGTGCCTCAGAATCCCTGCAGTCATTTGGGTATTTCCTGCTTTTTGTCCGTGACCAGATAATTTTACCACAAAGAACATGAGGAATTCCTGTAAGCCAGACTTTTACAGACATCAGAAGGGACAATCGATTCAAAATGAGTCTTCTCTAAAACTGTCTTGCTTGTTGTTATGTCTACAGCAACAACGGAGTTTTGATTGGAAGAGATCTTTGTCTCTTCCATCctcccttttttctctttttgtaacGGGTTTCACTGTTTTCTCTGTGTAGTTAAATTGCTAGGCTGAACAGCAGTTAGAGAAAACTGATACAAAAGCAAGAAGAGCGAGGGTATACAAAGGCCTGTATAACAGTCAGCTAAAAACTGGCTCTGGTTTCTGTGTGAAAGAGCCACAGAGTTGAAGGTCAGAAGGGGTCTGACCTTACAGCCAGAATTAGACAAAAGTAGAACAGCAGTCAGGAGACTCAACTCTTGAGTGCCAGAGGCAGAGAACAGGCAGGACAAAGGTGCACCAATGtccaaggcccctgcaatggcagggaattgatgtAGGGAGACATATCCACATAATCCATGTGTCTGTAATCCACAAACACTGGTAGAGGGACTTGAAATCTTCACTTGCTTTCTCGTTGTCCCTTTATATCTGGAGTGAGCATCAAGAGTGGCTGTAGAATTGAGAGGTAACACTGACTCTTGCTTGAGGGCTAAGGCTGACAACCATCCAGAATGTTCTCTTGCTGACCAAAGCAACTTCATGTGCTTTTTCACATCTTAAAGAAAAGATGGTTGTGTGTAAGAAAATGTGAACTATCTAAACTAGGTGAGCTGGGAACAGTCTTGTACCGCCTCTTCTATCTACAGTTTTGGTTGAAGTTGGGATGTTgattagttaataagaattttttttatgatCCAGCACCCTTAGCATTTTTGTGGGGGTGAAGTGTGGCTTTTTCAATAAATTATTCCTGCTACATTATAGTGCATAAGGTTCATTTATTTGCCAAGCATAGTCTAGTTTTAATTGGTTAGAATAATACTTCATAGTCTACTAGAATATGTCCTGTAACGTTAGCCATGAGAGACTTTACTGCATTGTCTCTGCTTTTGCACCTTTGGTAAGAAGCAGGGAGAGACATGTTGAGTGTGCAGATTAGCCAAGTGACAATTAACAAGGTTCAGTTGTAAATGAAACCCAACTAGCAGTTAGAGATTGGCTTTCTCAAAGGAACCCAATGTACGTTTCACCACTCTCTTCTGCCATTGTTGTTAGTGATTAGCAGACAAATCTCACTAAGTATTAATATTTCAAAGACTGAAAATAATTCCTATTGATGTCCTTGATTCAGGCTGCATCAGAAGAGACTCTTCCTCCAGAagcagtcccagctgcaggctTATTTTAACCAGATGCATATAGCCGAAAACTCATACCCAAGGTCAAGTCAACTGCCACTTCCAggccaggaggagcagcagcagccgctgACACAGTTCAGCCTGGCACAGCCCTTGAGCCCTGTAATGGAGCCTTCCTCAGAACAAATGCAATATGACCCTTTCCTTAGCCAGTATCAGAAACTACAGCTGGAGTCTTTGCCACCATCACAGATCCACAGCTCACCTGGGCTGCCATTGCAGATTCATGTGCAACAGCAGCCACCACCGCTGCCACCCTTACAATATTCTTATCAGACTTGTGAATTGCCAGTGGTCACTTCTTCTGAGCCAGACTACCCAAACCAGTGCCAGTATTCCATGAACCCAGCCCAGCAAAGCAATGTAGCATCACCAGACAACCAGAGGAGCTCAGCACCTCATGAGTCTCAGTCCAACTATGAGGCATTAGCCCTTTCAGAGTTGCCAGGACTTTTTGATTGTGAAATGATGGAGACTGTTGACCCACAACATAGTGGCTATGTCTTGGTGAATTAGCCACCCTGCAGTGTTCACTTAAGAATGGAAGACAGGTGAAGTGAAGGAAAAGCAtctgaattttcatttttgttccaACCCTAACATTCATGGCTTATTTTCCAACCCTTGACCTACTGAGGGATGTAAAAGCCACCTGACTGGTACTAGCCAGGGATGGCTAAAAGCTACATAGCCATTGGTTCATCCTGTCAGTGCTATGCCACAAACCCCATGGCAGGGGCTGGAGATGGATACTGCAATTTGGTCAAACAAAGAACCAGTTTGCAGAGAAGGAGATTACAGATGtagttttaaagaaagaaaagggtcCCTTCCAAAAACTGGATACTCTGCTAGCATCCATCCAGTACCAGATGAAACCTGCTAAAGATCTGCAAAAGAAAGGAGATTAAATGAGTGATACATTGTACTTCTTGGCAATAAAAGCAATATATTTTTCATCCTGACTCAGACTTGGGTAACCTGAAGGCAAATCAAGAACTCATGAAACTTTAGTGCATGGTGGATTTAAAGGAAAGTTGCACTTTGGCATTGAAATGTTGATTCTAAGCTACTGATGTTGCATTAGTCCACAGTAAGTCTCAGAGGACATCAGGTGTTTCTCCAAAAGACTCCACACATCCTCCTGCTAGCAACAGCATTTCCCCAAACTTGCCAAAAAACTTCTAACTGCCCATCCTGGGAAGTTTCTGGAACTTTGACAAAATGATACACTGACCTAGTCAAAAGAGAGCTAGGTCTGATATGGGGCACTGCAGTGTTTTTAGAGGCCTCTGAATGGGGTACAGAATACTCCAAAGGTAAAGGATCAGTTAACAGAGATGTGAAAGTACCAAGAGGTGGTCTGCAACTGCAGCAAATGACATTGTCGAAAAGGTCAGCCAGGGTAGCATTAGAAATCAGCCCTTTTTGTGGACAGTCTCTTGTGGAGGCCTCTGCCTTGGAGCAGCTGTGGTCACTGGAGAGGATACATCTGTcctctgttgctttttaaaaataactattttgaATTTACAGTATGCGTTGCTGGTGGTTTATTAAGCTTTGTATATTTGGACAATTTGGGTTTTAGAACTTAAGGACAAAACAAAATGAGCTTAAAAACCCCATGTGAAGTGATAGTGCTGTGCCTTTTTGGGTTCTTTATCAGATTATATgctttttttcctgaagaaagtAGACAGTACCCCATTTATATCCATGCTAAAGCCAAAGTCACTTCAGAGCATGTGTTCCACCATGTGGAATACAATGCAACTTCCTTAGTGTCTTGATTGCTCATCTCTGTGTGAAATGTTCAAAGTATTACAGCAATATTTAGTGTCAAGAACTGTTGCTATATTAACCGTTTCAACAGATACTCACTTTGAGCAAGCACTTGAGTCCCCAAACCCTTGCAGTTCACAAAATGTCAGGCAGCAGCTGGGCTTTGGATCCATAGAAAGGACAGGGGTAATCACTGTAATGTGGGTTGTCTCAAGTGTTTGAAATACTGAGAGACATTATTAAAGGAGAACCTAGTGCCCCATAGTTGGAGAGTTTAGTCCTTTGTGAGCAGATGAACACACTAAGCACAATGCAGGTTCTTTAAAGCACAAAGAACAGCAGAAAAGCAGGTACTGCTTATGAAAAACAGCCTTTGATGTCTGGGAGGTTTTCCCTTTTCATTAAGTTCAAAGTGAGGAAAGAGGCAATATACACTAATAGCTCCATCTGTATCTATCACTACACAGTcactaaccttgctcctgacacTTTGCTCTCAAACCAAAGTTTTGTTGCAAGTTCCCAACCCCACCAATCTGGGCTGTTACTTTATACTGACCCACAGGCAAATTCTACAGTCACTATATAAAGCACTAAGGCATTGGACTGAATTGGTGGTAGCAGAAGAGAGAATTCCTGATACACTGAGAAAAGCCCAGTCAGTTTATAATCAGATTTTCTGACCAACTAATGTCATGTCATAAACAGAAGAGTTATCAAAGATCAGACTGCAGaaccatttttttccttcagagaaATAAGCAGTCAGCACACAGAGCAATAATACAGTATTTACGTggcaaaggtaaaaaaaaatctagtgactATATATTAGTCAGCTTTAAACAGGAAAAAgttcagcactgctgccagcaatTGCCTTATTTCCTAGCATGCTAAAATCTGACTGACCTGTGGTGTTTATACAGCACATTCTGTAATATTGGTCACTAATCCACTTGTTGTGCAGTCAGATTTGTTCAATCAAGGCTTTGTATTGACTATACGTTGATTCCAAAGCCATTGCTGGGGGGCAATTTGAAATCCCATGTAAGCTGAAGCATGGAATCTCATCTTAAAGGTTGTGCCCACTTACCCCTTTCTTTATGCTAGATGGCAAAGAGGTCCActaatgctttgctgttgtaacATGGACTCCTGATCTGGGGGAGGTTGAGAACCACCGACCTAAAGACTGTTTTAAGGTGACTTAATGCCATCTGCATAGAAACCTTTATAAATGGCATTCCATCCTCATCCATGGACACGCCTGTGTGAAGGGGTAAAAATCTTCACACAGCCCCTAGGTTTTAAGTGACTTGTAGAGAGCAAGCAACTGGCAACAACAAACACTGCAGGGGAACAAAGGGCCAGCCCAGTGGAGTCTAAGCATCTCACCAGGGCAGGTGACCACATGCAGCGAGAGTGGGCAGCAAGGGGCCACGTAAAATATTAAGCAAACATTTGTGCACATACGAGGCCAGGCTGAATACCCAGAGAGCTGCGTGAAAGAGAAGCAAACTATGGATATAGAAATGTCTCCATAGCATGAACAATCAATTCAGAAGCCCAGTTCTGCACAGGGAGTTGTTACAAAACATGGCCTGCCCCTTTTC is a window encoding:
- the SIK2 gene encoding serine/threonine-protein kinase SIK2 isoform X7; translated protein: MKMLDHPHIIKLYQVMETKSMLYLVTEYAKNGEIFDYLANHGRLSEPEARRKFWQILSAVEYCHSRKIVHRDLKAENLLLDNNMNIKIADFGFGNFYKSGEPLTTWCGSPPYAAPEVFEGQQYEGPQLDIWSMGVVLYVLVCGALPFDGPTLPILRQRVLEGRFRIPYFMSEECEHLIRRMLVLDPSKRLTIAQIKEHKWMLIEVPVQRPILYPQGQENEPSIGEYNEQVLRLMHSLGIDQQKTIESLQNKSYNHFAAIYYLLVERLKSHRSSFPVEQRLDARQRRPSTIAEQTVAKTQAAVPPVNLRSQNVRLLRSPGLPPAPEAFSFPPSSCHVESAFMEEERVDTPKVNGCLLDPLPPMVIRKGCQSLPTSMMETSIDEGIETEGESEDDPAQAFAALQATRCGKRRHTLAEVTNQLVMMPGTGKVYSLDENPSLGSIDSEYDMGSFQRDLNFLEDTPTLKEMMLANQSAPRVTPPFIGLRPANPAMQALTSQKREAHNRSPVSFREGRRASDTSLTQGIVAFRQHLQNLARTKGILELNKVQLLYEQMGSEEEPNLTSTAPHLQNLVNSPPQEEASQQQEILSAFPNGVHPQLLSRRQSLETQYLQHRLQKPSLLSKAQNTCQLYCKELPRSLEQQLQEHRLHQKRLFLQKQSQLQAYFNQMHIAENSYPRSSQLPLPGQEEQQQPLTQFSLAQPLSPVMEPSSEQMQYDPFLSQYQKLQLESLPPSQIHSSPGLPLQIHVQQQPPPLPPLQYSYQTCELPVVTSSEPDYPNQCQYSMNPAQQSNVASPDNQRSSAPHESQSNYEALALSELPGLFDCEMMETVDPQHSGYVLVN
- the SIK2 gene encoding serine/threonine-protein kinase SIK2 isoform X10, which produces MSNGPNHISDYLANHGRLSEPEARRKFWQILSAVEYCHSRKIVHRDLKAENLLLDNNMNIKIADFGFGNFYKSGEPLTTWCGSPPYAAPEVFEGQQYEGPQLDIWSMGVVLYVLVCGALPFDGPTLPILRQRVLEGRFRIPYFMSEECEHLIRRMLVLDPSKRLTIAQIKEHKWMLIEVPVQRPILYPQGQENEPSIGEYNEQVLRLMHSLGIDQQKTIESLQNKSYNHFAAIYYLLVERLKSHRSSFPVEQRLDARQRRPSTIAEQTVAKTQAAVPPVNLRSQNVRLLRSPGLPPAPEAFSFPPSSCHVESAFMEEERVDTPKVNGCLLDPLPPMVIRKGCQSLPTSMMETSIDEGIETEGESEDDPAQAFAALQATRCGKRRHTLAEVTNQLVMMPGTGKVYSLDENPSLGSIDSEYDMGSFQRDLNFLEDTPTLKEMMLANQSAPRVTPPFIGLRPANPAMQALTSQKREAHNRSPVSFREGRRASDTSLTQGIVAFRQHLQNLARTKGILELNKVQLLYEQMGSEEEPNLTSTAPHLQNLVNSPPQEEASQQQEILSAFPNGVHPQLLSRRQSLETQYLQHRLQKPSLLSKAQNTCQLYCKELPRSLEQQLQEHRLHQKRLFLQKQSQLQAYFNQMHIAENSYPRSSQLPLPGQEEQQQPLTQFSLAQPLSPVMEPSSEQMQYDPFLSQYQKLQLESLPPSQIHSSPGLPLQIHVQQQPPPLPPLQYSYQTCELPVVTSSEPDYPNQCQYSMNPAQQSNVASPDNQRSSAPHESQSNYEALALSELPGLFDCEMMETVDPQHSGYVLVN
- the SIK2 gene encoding serine/threonine-protein kinase SIK2 isoform X9, whose protein sequence is MKVSAPKPDICSLEENKDYLANHGRLSEPEARRKFWQILSAVEYCHSRKIVHRDLKAENLLLDNNMNIKIADFGFGNFYKSGEPLTTWCGSPPYAAPEVFEGQQYEGPQLDIWSMGVVLYVLVCGALPFDGPTLPILRQRVLEGRFRIPYFMSEECEHLIRRMLVLDPSKRLTIAQIKEHKWMLIEVPVQRPILYPQGQENEPSIGEYNEQVLRLMHSLGIDQQKTIESLQNKSYNHFAAIYYLLVERLKSHRSSFPVEQRLDARQRRPSTIAEQTVAKTQAAVPPVNLRSQNVRLLRSPGLPPAPEAFSFPPSSCHVESAFMEEERVDTPKVNGCLLDPLPPMVIRKGCQSLPTSMMETSIDEGIETEGESEDDPAQAFAALQATRCGKRRHTLAEVTNQLVMMPGTGKVYSLDENPSLGSIDSEYDMGSFQRDLNFLEDTPTLKEMMLANQSAPRVTPPFIGLRPANPAMQALTSQKREAHNRSPVSFREGRRASDTSLTQGIVAFRQHLQNLARTKGILELNKVQLLYEQMGSEEEPNLTSTAPHLQNLVNSPPQEEASQQQEILSAFPNGVHPQLLSRRQSLETQYLQHRLQKPSLLSKAQNTCQLYCKELPRSLEQQLQEHRLHQKRLFLQKQSQLQAYFNQMHIAENSYPRSSQLPLPGQEEQQQPLTQFSLAQPLSPVMEPSSEQMQYDPFLSQYQKLQLESLPPSQIHSSPGLPLQIHVQQQPPPLPPLQYSYQTCELPVVTSSEPDYPNQCQYSMNPAQQSNVASPDNQRSSAPHESQSNYEALALSELPGLFDCEMMETVDPQHSGYVLVN
- the SIK2 gene encoding serine/threonine-protein kinase SIK2 isoform X8; protein product: MLETVSIWESRAPLSKCVCPGYLKNIKGFLMTRPDYLANHGRLSEPEARRKFWQILSAVEYCHSRKIVHRDLKAENLLLDNNMNIKIADFGFGNFYKSGEPLTTWCGSPPYAAPEVFEGQQYEGPQLDIWSMGVVLYVLVCGALPFDGPTLPILRQRVLEGRFRIPYFMSEECEHLIRRMLVLDPSKRLTIAQIKEHKWMLIEVPVQRPILYPQGQENEPSIGEYNEQVLRLMHSLGIDQQKTIESLQNKSYNHFAAIYYLLVERLKSHRSSFPVEQRLDARQRRPSTIAEQTVAKTQAAVPPVNLRSQNVRLLRSPGLPPAPEAFSFPPSSCHVESAFMEEERVDTPKVNGCLLDPLPPMVIRKGCQSLPTSMMETSIDEGIETEGESEDDPAQAFAALQATRCGKRRHTLAEVTNQLVMMPGTGKVYSLDENPSLGSIDSEYDMGSFQRDLNFLEDTPTLKEMMLANQSAPRVTPPFIGLRPANPAMQALTSQKREAHNRSPVSFREGRRASDTSLTQGIVAFRQHLQNLARTKGILELNKVQLLYEQMGSEEEPNLTSTAPHLQNLVNSPPQEEASQQQEILSAFPNGVHPQLLSRRQSLETQYLQHRLQKPSLLSKAQNTCQLYCKELPRSLEQQLQEHRLHQKRLFLQKQSQLQAYFNQMHIAENSYPRSSQLPLPGQEEQQQPLTQFSLAQPLSPVMEPSSEQMQYDPFLSQYQKLQLESLPPSQIHSSPGLPLQIHVQQQPPPLPPLQYSYQTCELPVVTSSEPDYPNQCQYSMNPAQQSNVASPDNQRSSAPHESQSNYEALALSELPGLFDCEMMETVDPQHSGYVLVN